Part of the Kiritimatiellia bacterium genome is shown below.
CGACGTTCAGCTTGGGAAGCTGACATTCTGCCACTGAATTACTCCCGCAAAATGCCGGACAGATTTCGCAAAACCAGTGTTTCATGCCGCATGTTCACGGCGCTACAGCGCCATGAGATTCTGCCGCTGAATCACTTCCGCGTGAATAGAAGAAGCATAAACGCAAGCCTGCGGTCTGTCCAGATATTTCTTGTCTGGCGTATAAGTTTATGCGGGTGCAAATAACTGTAGCGCGCCACAGCCTGCCCTGCGAAGTCATTTCGACGGAGAAGGGTGTGGCGTTTTCCGCCCGCATGTGCGGGGAGGGGCAACAAATAAATATCCACCCGCACAACTGAGACCTTACGATTTTTTATTTTTTCTTCTTGACCGGACTTGTTTTTTGATGCATTATTAAAATAATAAGGATATATAACTATGAATGATAGAGGAGGAGGGTTCAAATATGTTCACTCTTCAAAAAACGGCGGTTATCTGCGGATTATTGCTGGCGGCGCAATGTATGGCGGAGAGGCATTATGTGGATGACCAACTCGGTTGACTTTGACGGGCGCGCGCGCATCCGCTACGGCTGGGTGGACATGGGCGCCTTTGAGCGCATCCACGAGGGGGGGGGGTAAACAGGCGGCGGGTCCTAGACCAAAGCGCGCGGCCAAACATAAAAAAACTAGAGAGAGGGATATTTCATGATCAAGAAAGCTGCAAGGGTAATAGTGATGATCAGTTCAGTGTGGTTATTTGCGTCGTGCGATAAAAACGATGCGCGCAAAAAGGAAGTGTTTGATAAGGGCGGAGTTACCTTTGACTTTCAGGAAATTTCCGACCGGCGTTTTGGGCAGACCCCCGGAAGCGGCGTTGCTAAAAATACCAGCCTTATGCCGGTTGAAGCAACAATTATGCCCATGGCATTTCTGGACAATGTTTTTTGCCTTTCTCAGAACGATCCGGCGATAATGATGTTTTCCTGGAAGCGCAATATTCCCAAGGAACAGTTCAAGCTTTCATCTCCGGTGTTGTGCGTGGAACTCCCCGAAGCCGTCCAGATAAGAGGCGTCGGAAAAAATTTGAAACTCATTTCTTCCGACGGGAAAACCATTGGCGGCAAGGCCTACAAAATTCATAAAATAGATATGAGCAGTGTGCGACTGCGGCCCCTCCAGACTGACGGTTATGACGAAAGCCGGGATTATTCCATGCTCCTCTTTGCAAACGCTGATGCGTTCACGGTTTTAGGAGATGGATCTTACCAGGTAATGGACGGGGACACTCCGGTAAGCGAAAAAAAGAGCTTTCATTTGAAAGTCATTCCGTCAATAAAAATGACGGGCAAAAAGCCTTCCATTTTCATGAATGGTTTTTATGTCTGGAATCACATGGCTTATCCGGGCGCGGAAAATAAAGAACTGCTCGGACGGTTTGTCAGGAATGCCGGGACGGGAATTGTTGCCGGCTATCTTGACCCGATGCAGGCGGAGGTTTACAGACACGACGGAATAAAAACCGTATTATCTGTGTTCCCTGTAAGAGACGGTTATTACATAAATCCTGTTCCTCTTAAAATAGAAGACAAGCCCGAATACGCCAGATTCCAGACGATTGTGAAGCATGCTTCAAACCATCTTAAGTATGGCACCTGTCCCGTTGCCGTTTACCAAGAGAGCGAATATTTCAAAAAATCGGTATTGCCTTATCTGGAGGAAAAACTTAAAGGCTTTGACGGGCTAGTTGTAAACTGGGAGCCTTACCACTTTGCCGGCAAGGGGTGTTTCTGCGAAAACTGCCGCGCCGAATTCATTAAATACAGCAAAATTCCAGAGGATGAGGTGAAAGCCGCGTGGCCCCGGGAAATGCTGGGCGGCAAAAAATATAATAAATTATGGAAAAAATTCAGGAGTTTTCAGCATGCCGAAGTGGTAAAGACGCTTAACAAGGCGGTGGATTTGTTTACCTCGGGAAAAATCGGCTTTGTGCCTGAAATATCATGGGTGACTATGGCTGATTCAAAGAAGGGCCGGGATGAGTTCGGCGCTGAATATGATCCGTTGGATTATGCCGCCGACTTGAAATATATCGATCCGTGGGGGCCGTATCCATCCTGGCATTCCTGCAAGCCTTATTTTTATACCAGGGGCGCGAACTTGAAGACTTTTGCTATAGCCCGAAAAGTCAGGGAGTTCGCCGATAAAAATTTTCCGGACACTGTCCGAAAGCCAGAACTTATCGCTTTTCCTACGGGATACCAGCCTTACGGCGAGCAATGGGTAACACAGCCCGAAGCGATCAGCATGGATATTTTAAGTTTTTTCCTTAATCGTTACAAGTCCTCCGCACTTTATCATTTCCCCAAGGGTTATGATAATCGTTATTGGGCCGCATATGCCAAAACTTCCGGCTTAATCGGCGAATATGAGGAGTATGTGTTCAAGGGCAACCGCCTTGACGGGATCGGCCTTAGTCCCGCGACCCCCTACCCGGAACCGATATTTGCAGGGGAGCGGCGATTCTTGCCTGATTTGCCGGATATGCCGACGCTGCAATCCGTCGGATACGCGCTTGGCGGAAAATGTATGATTGCCGTCGGCAATTTCTGGGAAAAGGGCAATGTATTTTTTAAACTTGCGGTCAAAGGACTTGGCGGAGACACCGGGTATATCGTGACGGCACCGGACAAAAAATGCTATTTTGCCGGAGAAAGAAATGATTTTCTCAGCGCCGCCGAATTGGAAAAAGGGATACTCCTTCATGCGGGAGCGTTGCGCTGGGTGTTTTTCGTGATTGAACCGCACAAAGAAAATACGGATTACGGCAGAAGAATTATGCAATCGGACGTAGTTGCGGCGATGAACGAATGTCTTCCCGATATAACCAAAGCCGCCGAAATGGAAAAAAAGAATGACAAGAAGAATGTTGCGGAAAATCATAAACTGGAATTGAAGGCGCTCGCAAATGGCAAACTTTCCTGCACGCCCGTTGCCGGTCCTGGCGGAGAGCAGCAGTTGAAATTCGCCTCCGGCGGCAATGAGCTTCTCCTCGGTCTTAACGGCATGGCGGTGAAAGAATGGAAAATAAACAAACGGGAATGGGTGGCCTCTGATGGCGAACTGGGGCTCGGTGTTCCCGCTTTCTGGGAGCCTGTCTTTTTTCCGTTGTCCAGCTATCAGGTCAAAAAAATTGAGCCCGGCGGCTCGGGAATAATTGTCTTTGCCGAACATCAGATCAGGATACAAGAATGCCAAACTTTGAGCGGTCTCCTTATCCGTCAGCGGGTTGAAGTCGGCAACGATTGTTCATCTTTAAAAATCAAAACGGAACTTGTTAACAATGCTTCCGCTGAAACTGGAATGGAGGACTTGATTGCGGGTTTCCGCTACCATAATTTGCCCGACTGCGGATCTGTAATCATGAAAAAGCAGTCTGAAAAGGTGTTTTTCAGCAGGAAATACGAAAAAAACATGCTTTTTGCCGTGCCCGGAAAGGAAGAAGCCGCAATGAAGATGAAAAAACTTTTTCACATTCCGGATGCTCCGGCCGCAATAACGGAGACTGAAGCTGTTTTTGTTTCAAGCAACGGGAAGTTTTCAATTACCATGAAAACTGATCCGGCATCATTGTTTGCCGGTTTCGCGGTTTGGGATACGCCTGATCAAAAAGCAGCGTCTTTTGAGCCGTTTTTCAGTCCTGTAACAATAAAAGCGCAAAAGTCAGCGGCTTTTTCAATCTGCTGGCAAGCGGAGGAAATGGAATAAGCAAGAAAATTCGGGCGGCATAGATTTTGTTTGATCCGGCCGTAATATTCTGATACCTTGCGCATGCAATAAATTCACATATGAAGTATCCGGCTTACTCCGGATATCCGTTACCCGCTCGCGGTCGGCGTTGTGCCGGCACAATCTTCACGCATTCGGCAGGAACGCCCCCATAACCTTCAGCCGGGACTGCAGTTCGCTGACGTCCACGCCGCGGCAGTCCGTTTGACGCTGAACCATCAGCGCGGCGGCCATGCCGGCCGCCTGGCCGGTGATGTAACAACCGGGCATGACCCGGATGGAGGCCTGCACGGCCCGGTCGGCGCTGACGCACCGGCCGGCCACCAGCACGTTGGCCAGTTTCTTCGGTGTAAGGATCCGATAAGGAATGCCGTAGCTCTCGCCCGGCCCCAGGCGCAGGGAAGCAATCTCTTTTGTGAATTTCTCGTAACTTTCCTTGTCCGGCCTGGCGATATGAATGTCAACCGGGTAAGAGTAACGGCCGATTTCATCCTTAAATACGGCGCGCGATTTGAAATCGTTGACGTTCAGGATATAGTCCCCGGCAATGCGCCGGGTCTCGCGCACTCCAAGCAAGGAACCGGTGGCGACAAGCTCCATATTTTCAAATCCCTGTAAATATTCCTTGTAATAACGTTCGTATTCCCGCAAAGATTTTCTCCCCCACAGGTAGGCCGCAGTCAGCGATTCTTCGTCAGTCCCGTCCAGATTGAAAGTGTGGCCGATATTGCCGCCGCCGAGCGTGCCGCCGACCCGGCACATGCCGGGCAGATGGCGGTCTTCCAGCGTGAAAATTTTGTCTTTGAAAGCCTCCTCAATCCGGCGGTTGCCCGCGCCCAGTCCGCCTTTTTCAACTTTTTCCCAGTCTATGCCCGCCCATAAAGAACAGAGCGTGCCGGGCATCATGTTGCCTTCCGCATCGCCTTTTTCGTAAGGGGCGCCGGCGAATGCGGCCAGGTCGCCGTCGCCCGTGCCGTCAATGAACACCTTTGCCCGGACGGCGAAAAGGCCCGACTTTCCGGCGCAAACCGCTTCGCGCACACACCCGTTTTCCGCGATCACGTCAACGAGCCTGGAATGAAAAGTAAATGCCGTTCCGGATTCCGTCAACAGGGCGTCGTAGACCCGTTTCAGGACTTCCGCCTTGATTTCCGTTCCGCTGGAAGATGCGAGCGGCAGAATGCCGGCTCGGATTGTCCCGTTGGCCTTTTGCAACGCGTCCAGGATTTCCCGCCCGATGCCGCCGGCCAGAAAATTAACGCCGTCGGTAAACTGCATAAAGGCCGGCACCATGCCGGCCGTGCCCATGCCGCCCAGGCAGCTGTGCGCTTCAACCAGGCGCACGGAACAACCCTGCCGGGCCGCGGTCAGCGCGGCGGCCACGCCGGCCGGCCCGCCGCCCGCCACGAGGATATCGGGGAAATAACGCACCGGCAGGTTTTTCTTGAAAACAATGTTTTCTTTTGAGGACATGTTTTTTTCCTTTCTCCTGAACCGGTCCAGGCAAGATGATTTGTTCTCTTTAACGGGAGAAAATAACAGATTTGGCTTTACAAAACCTTGAATAATTTCAATTATTATCTTAAAAAAACAAAGATTTGGTCTTTATGGAGACACATGAGAAAATCAATATTTCGGACCTGATGGCCTGGATTGAAAACCAAACCGGCGCCGTGGTCAGTTTTGCGGATTTGCGCGGGATAACGAACGAAATTCCAATGCTCCGCTTGCATCCGGACCAATATATTCATCACAGCCCTTACTGTGAATTTGCCAAACTCAACGGACACCTGGCGCAATGTATGGCCGACAAAAAGCAATCATATCAACGGGCGGAGAACGGAAAACCATTTGAGTCCGTCTGTCCGCTGGGTATCTGGGAATGGATTCAGCCTGTGTTTTTCAAAAGTGAGCTATTGGGCGTTTTATTTCTCGGCTGTTTGCGAAGCGCCGCGGGACTGAAACCCGCGGGAGGCCGTGTCTATCACGGCCCGGATTTGCCGGTTGTCTCGGATGTGTTAAAGAAAAAACTGCGGCAATATGCGCGTTTACTGCGCGACGTCATCCTGCTGACCATTGAAGAATGGGTGCGCGCCGGGCACCGGCTGTCAAAACAGAAACCTTTGCAGTTCTATCGCGATGTTACGATGCTGTTTATCCAGAACCATTATCATGACAGGACGCGCCTGAAGGATTTGGCGCGGCAGTTGAAAGTCCATCCCTATTATCTCGGCCGGATCATACGCCAGGTTACCGGCAAGGATTTCAAAACATTGGTGATGGAACGGCGGATCAATCGGGCAAAATTCATGTTCAGGTCCGGCCGGCGGAACGTAACCGAGGTGGCTTACGCCTGCGGATTCGGGGACGGCAATTATTTCAGCACCGTCTTCCGGCGCATGACCGGCCAGTCGCCGCGCGAATTTTTTACAAAGAATTCAGGCGCTGTTCCCTGTTTTTTGTAGGGGCTTCGCTCGTCGAAGCCCTCTGAAGGGGCGCGACAAGCACGCCCCCTACATGCGAAAAATAACAGTTGCGCAAAATCGGGGGTAGGAGACGAACCCCTGTTCGGTGATGCATCTGGTGTTTGGAATCGCCGCATGGGGATGCGGCTCCTGCGTCTATCAAATACAGTTGCCGCTTTTGGCGGACCTAATTTGAACTCACTGCGCGATCATCGCCGCCATTTTTTCATAATTGGCCAGGGTTTTCCGCGACAGGACGCGGCCGTAGGGGCAGGCGGAAGGCATCAGCACAAAACCGCGGCCTTTTCCGGAAGCGCCCTCGCGGACGGCGCGCTCAATTTTCAGCATAAAATCAGCCGTTTCCAGATTTTCCAGGTCATTGGCCTCAAGGTTGCCGAAGAGCACGAATTGATCGCCGTATTTTTCGCGGACATACTTAAGCTCCACGTCGCCCTGCGGGGGCGGCTCTATCGGGTCAAGCCCCATACAGCCGGTGGCGGCGATATGATCCAGAATATCCTTAATCCGGCCGTGCGCGTGAAGGCGCGCAAACCCGCCGTGTTTCTGGATCGCTTCCACCATCGGCCGGTCATATTTCACAACGTATTCATAAAAAAGATGCGGCGGCAGATAGGGCGGCGCGGCATATTCCGGACCGACTATGCGCCACAGCCTTCCGGGCAAAGCCTTGGCAACCACTTCGGTCCGCGGCTGTACCAAGCGGGCAAACCTTTCCAGCAAACGATGAAACAGTTCCGGCGCGGTCATGGCGATAACGGTGAACTGTTCCATGCTGAAAAGCTCGGCGGCCATGCAAAGCGGGTCCGGGGTGTCAATCATGACAATGCCGGTTTCACCCAGCTCGCGCTCCAGCTCCAAAATTTTCTGAATATCCGGCGTGCCCGAAAATTGCGGCTCCGGCAGTTCCAGATAAGCGCGCGCATCCTCCTCGTTTTTGAGGAGATGTTCAAGCGTCCAGACCGTATTTATATCCGGATCGCGTTTTGTGCGGCGGGTCAGGAGCCGCGTTCCGGCCCGCAGGGTAAAGGTGGTGAAGCGGTTGCCGCGGGAATCATGCTCGGTGGCGGTTGCGGTCAATTCCGCCGTCGGATCGGGTTGTTTGTCCCTGAAAGGAACGCTCCGCATTACGGTCCGGTCGGTCTTGTCGCGGGCCAGTTCAATGAGAGGTTTCCAGGACGGGTGCGAATAAATGTTGAAAGGATCGCCGCCGGAAACGTCTTCCGTCCCGTTTATTTCATAAAAATTCACGGCGGGCCGGTCCACCGGCTCCCCGCGCAGAGCATTCATGAGTCTTTCCCGCCGTGTCATATCAAAA
Proteins encoded:
- a CDS encoding FAD-dependent oxidoreductase; translation: MSSKENIVFKKNLPVRYFPDILVAGGGPAGVAAALTAARQGCSVRLVEAHSCLGGMGTAGMVPAFMQFTDGVNFLAGGIGREILDALQKANGTIRAGILPLASSSGTEIKAEVLKRVYDALLTESGTAFTFHSRLVDVIAENGCVREAVCAGKSGLFAVRAKVFIDGTGDGDLAAFAGAPYEKGDAEGNMMPGTLCSLWAGIDWEKVEKGGLGAGNRRIEEAFKDKIFTLEDRHLPGMCRVGGTLGGGNIGHTFNLDGTDEESLTAAYLWGRKSLREYERYYKEYLQGFENMELVATGSLLGVRETRRIAGDYILNVNDFKSRAVFKDEIGRYSYPVDIHIARPDKESYEKFTKEIASLRLGPGESYGIPYRILTPKKLANVLVAGRCVSADRAVQASIRVMPGCYITGQAAGMAAALMVQRQTDCRGVDVSELQSRLKVMGAFLPNA
- a CDS encoding uroporphyrinogen decarboxylase family protein — encoded protein: MNALRGEPVDRPAVNFYEINGTEDVSGGDPFNIYSHPSWKPLIELARDKTDRTVMRSVPFRDKQPDPTAELTATATEHDSRGNRFTTFTLRAGTRLLTRRTKRDPDINTVWTLEHLLKNEEDARAYLELPEPQFSGTPDIQKILELERELGETGIVMIDTPDPLCMAAELFSMEQFTVIAMTAPELFHRLLERFARLVQPRTEVVAKALPGRLWRIVGPEYAAPPYLPPHLFYEYVVKYDRPMVEAIQKHGGFARLHAHGRIKDILDHIAATGCMGLDPIEPPPQGDVELKYVREKYGDQFVLFGNLEANDLENLETADFMLKIERAVREGASGKGRGFVLMPSACPYGRVLSRKTLANYEKMAAMIAQ
- a CDS encoding helix-turn-helix domain-containing protein; the protein is METHEKINISDLMAWIENQTGAVVSFADLRGITNEIPMLRLHPDQYIHHSPYCEFAKLNGHLAQCMADKKQSYQRAENGKPFESVCPLGIWEWIQPVFFKSELLGVLFLGCLRSAAGLKPAGGRVYHGPDLPVVSDVLKKKLRQYARLLRDVILLTIEEWVRAGHRLSKQKPLQFYRDVTMLFIQNHYHDRTRLKDLARQLKVHPYYLGRIIRQVTGKDFKTLVMERRINRAKFMFRSGRRNVTEVAYACGFGDGNYFSTVFRRMTGQSPREFFTKNSGAVPCFL